In Euphorbia lathyris chromosome 10, ddEupLath1.1, whole genome shotgun sequence, the DNA window GGGGGATGGGAAGGCAAGTGTATCAAAGATAAGCTATATACTTCACGACCATTGAATGAAGAGGTTTTCATGGAATCCTTACCTACTTTTTCTTTCAAATGTATAAATAAGCAGGAAGAGGAGTGGACAGAATTCACAATATAAGATATCTTTAGAAAACATAAGAGCGGTGTTGCACGGGACACTCCTCTTTAGCAGTGTTTCCACTTTTCGTGTCCATGTCCGTTTTCGTTTGCGggctattttatgaaggttatgttttagaaataacgtttcttGGTATCTGTTTCCATGTCTGTGCAACATAGCATAGGAGTGTTCCCAGATGTCAATGGATAGATTATACCATGAATCAAGTAATAATTCCCAACAATGTGCTAAGCAAGCATAATGcaaatacaaataaaatcaaAAGCAAAAAACAATGCCTAGTTTACCAGCAGATCTTCATGCTTTTTACAAAGCTCAGCTTCTGTACCAGAAGGATCCCAGGCTAAGTTATATTCTTGTGCAATTTCTTTCAAAACCTTAAGCCTTGACTCTGCTGATGGAGCATTAACTGAAAGGTTTTCAATGATCTACATAAACAGCAATCAAAGAATTAATTACCCATACCAACACATTTTAGTTTTCAGGTTCCTACTGCAAAAAATTGTCAGACCAATAGAAGTAAATAAGTTAAAGCCAATTAACTGCACGGTTGACACCAGAGTCAGGACGGAGCTCAGAGGCAGCCATGACATATTCCTTCCCATATTTTGCAGCAAACAGATTCTTGATCTGCAATAATTCTGGCACCTCCGAGCATCTTGGAGCAGCAAAAATTATGCTTGCAATAGCCTCTCGCAATTCAACAGGGCATTCCCTGTTATATAGAAGAGGATGTTCAAAGAAGTTTGGAATAGCAGAGtgggaaaaaaaaatctcaCTGAAACTGAACCATATTGTTCATTGTGTTGCAAAATTCACCCAGCATTTCTTAAGCAGCACGGGGAACAACTTCCCCCAAGATATTGATACAGTAATTAATATAAGCAATTAAATAGCGTATAGATCCTCTGGAAAAAAGATTCGATTTCTTTAGTCtatatatttcatttttattaaattcaTTTCTATATTATGTTTTCTTCATGCAATTATTATATTAGATCTGAGGATAAACCTGGAACGAAGGAGAAGAAAATATCCTACAATTCATCAATCTGCCTATCTAAAGGCTCAATTTTAGTCttctgaacattttatgcaaggaaaataaatctatatttgagTTGAAAGACCATTTTGAAACTAAAGTAGCAATCAAAGAATGACATTGATGTTACTGGTGGAATTATAAAAACGTAGAAGTCAATAAAATTCTTAGACTGAATTATAAAGAgatattttggaaataaatATCAAAGCAGAGTTTCTATTTACGTACATATAACCCCATCATATACTGGTTTATAGATTCAAACTTCTTCACAAATGTACATCATGTCAAAGTCAGGAAATTATTGCTTAAAATTAGCAGTTACCAACTTAAGAAACTATTCCCCATCTTGTATACATGTCAACTTGCACAATATTATACTTCGAAGATATGCATTCATCTCTCATCTTTCTAGTGCTATTTTTCATCTATTGCATAATCAACACAAGAAACTTAATTTGCTCATGGAAATATTCAaggatcaatttttttaatttctgacTAACCTAGGACCAATAACAAATTCTTGCCTTTAACTGAACAAAGTTGTACCACATATTTTGCTGTCAATCAGAAAGAGATACTTTTGCATCCCAAAGAGAGTTTGATAAATGTGAGCTAAAGCCGAGTAGCTAAATTACATGACTCTGCTGAACAAGAAGTTCTTCATACATGCAGTAAATTCATCAAAAACTAGACAATCATCAACTTCAACTCAGTGCCAAAAGGATATGAGCtcagaataataataataataatatatatatatcgaaCTGATGACTTCCACCGCGTCAGGGTGAAACTCTACCGCTGAGTTATATCCCTCCCCCatcatatatataaacaaaCTCTTGATGTAGGGCATCGGAAAATTTGTACTAAGACTGGCTCTGTGAATGGCATTTTGAGACTATGTAGTTCTATTGATCCCAATTGACAGAAAATCAATATTCAATGAAAAATTCAAGGGACTACAGGTTGTTtgaaaatttaaagaaaaaaatagtttAGATTTTGCTAGCATTACATCTGGGTTTATAATTGCATCAGTCTTCAAAGAGTCCAGAGAAAGCACTTTAATGAGAGTTGCAAACTAATTCTCTCAATTACTTCAAGGAGAATTAGatatgtcatggaaccaattgaactaaaagcttaaggtGTGTACAACACAGGCTCATCTCATTATCACGTGttgaaattaaatcaacaaatggtATTGCCACGAATCGGAGATAACATGTCATGAAACCAATTGATCTAAAAgtttaagctgatagttaaaggtccaacTCATATTAATTTCTGACAAGATAAATATGTAACTAGTAGGCTAAATTTTGCCAGTCTATAACAAAATTTTAGATTCTGAACAAGAAACTAAAATGATTAGGTACCAAACAACTTTAGACCTCTAAAGATAAGAACAAAGTTAAAGTGAAAGGTCCATAAAAGACCCAAAACACTGAGGATAATGAATAAAGGTAGCTGTCCTAAAACTTTGAGGTAACACTCAAATGGAGAAGAGAATTCCCACTAAATATGGCAGTAGTGCAGTAGTGGATCAACTTGCGTACCAAACAAACTTTAAGGTACCTTTCAACAACTGTAGAGCAAATTGTCAAGGATTTTAAAGATGATTCCCTTGAACccaacaaaacataaataagaaaagtgggaagacaGAGGAGAGTTCATATCTACTTCAACCTATGTGAAGAAAGGAGTATTGAAAGACATCATCTGATCACAAGCAAATAAGTACCTCCAATAGCACATAGCAGAAAATtaagaaagaaattcaaaaattgTTTATACAAGATACCCTAATATGATTAACTAAATATTTAAAAAGCGTATTATACCAGATTTGGACCTATATCTAATGTCTATAACTCAAGCATCGAAAAACGAAGTTGAAGAGTGGCATCTAATGACAAGTTGCAGCCACAAATTTAGCTCAATTTGTGGAGGCTTTGTAGATGAGTGAAGTGCCATTAGACTTGTTATCTCAGCTTGTTTTTGCTCAACGTTAGTTATAGAGGTAAAAGGCATCAATCACAAAATCAGATCCAATAACTCTAGGTATCATCACCTTATATATATTCACGTGAGCATGAGTATTTCTAGTGCAGACAGAAGAAAAATGGCATTTGTGGATTTTATGAAATCAAATGACAAATTTCACTTTGCCAGTTTAATAAGTTCATCATTGTTAAAACTCAGAACAATTGCAACTTTTGCACCAATATGTGGTAATAAATGTTTCTTAAGTCTTAACAGTATTGGGAGGATTTACATCATTAAGAAAATAGATCCTTTCCATTTTAATACAACAAAAGGTGCTATCAACTAAAACCAACAGAAAATTGCCTTAAAATGAAGGGAAGTAGCATTTTCCAGAtgaaaattattgaaaaacatgaaattaaGGCTGAATAACATAACTACGCAAAAACATAAACTCTATACTTCAAATGTTATCAAGAATAATAATTACTTCTGATTTTCAAGAATTGGAACACGTGCAAGAACAAATTCGCAGAATAGCTCCAGGATCTCATAAGCAGCCCATATATTTTGTTCTCGTATCACATGCTCGACCTAACCAAGAAGATGAAGTGAAcaaaaaagtagaaaaaaagattcaaataataacaaAGAAACAAAAAATCCGGATCAAGCAATTCATGTGATGGTCAAAACTTAATACAGTACCCGAATTCGAGCAATTGCTTCTTGGCCAGCCTGCAAAAATTGTGCTATCTCCTTGCGCATATGTTTGAGCTGCAAATCCCTCTTATTTTGCAACAATTTCATGCGTGAGATTGCCAGGTTTAAGCATGTTTTACTGCAAAACCCAATTGAGAAAACAAAATTCACACAATCTTCCAATTTTGCTTTAAATTACAATTATGCTTTAAATTTTTTGAGAGCACCTGAAAGTAATAATTTGATCAGATGTACACAATTAAGCTATGGaaacattaaataaaataaGTGGTCAAAACATTTGATGTAAATTAAACGACATTATCTACAAAAGTTATGCCAATAATTCTGATTCTTCTGCAGAACGGCATGAACCCACACACCAAATCTATTGATTGGGTATATCGGGGAAAAAAAAGCGAGTTTCCGTTAAACATCAAACACAATTCAGTGAGCATGAACCTGCATACTAGAAAGAAGTTGACTAGCATAGATTGGGGaagaaaataagagaaaaatgGCAAATCATAATCAAATCGTTAACAAATTAAGCACAATTTTCagcaattaaaaaacaaaactaGGAAAAACTAGAAAGAAATGTAAAAGCAAACGAAAGATGAATAAAGAGGAGAAAAAGAAATGATCATACCATTTAGTACCAAAAACACCTCTGTTGAAGAGTTGATTTAAGAGTGACATTGATTGTCAAGTTGAAAGGACAGAGTAAGGTTCTGACTTCAAAATAAATTAGCCCCTTTTCTGATCGACCGTCGCTATGTCAAAATCTGTTAAtctgttttcatatttttcttctATTAGGAGTTCGGACCGACGGACTCCGTCGGAGTTGGCTTAAACCAATTAATTCGGAGTTACCTAAAAGAGTAAAGCTAAATAATTTAGTGATTTAaatcatatataaaattataattaatttttaatatattattatcttttatatataataaattatgattttatattttaatttataaattttaaatctaaaaaataaatcGTAGATATTTCAAGATTGAAATATAGtaagaataataatttatttaaaattattatttgccatagttatagataattttttaaaaataaatttttatgtaaatttttcaataataataatttattaataatgaGTTGcacatattatattatataatcaaTCTATTTGTAttgaaaaacaaattatatagtttataaattttgataaaactAATTGCTTAATCTTTGACAACATTGCCATAGCTCAGGAGTAAGAAGGGTTTGGTGGCTATAAAAATTGATCTTGAAAAGGCATACAACAGACAAGATTGGGATTTTATCTCAGATACTCTAGTGAAGGCAAGAATACCGACAAACTGGGATAGGATTATTGACCAGTGTATTAGAACAAGCTCAATGCAAGTCTTGATAAATGGTGAAATGTTAGACTCTTTTAACCCAACAAGAGGAATTAGACAAGGCGATCCCATTTCGCCTTATCTTTTCGTTCTATGCATGGCTAGATTAGACCATATGTTGAAAGAAGCAACTACTAGCAAATTGTTTAATCCTATTCGTCTATCTCGCCAGGGTCCAGATATGAGCCATttattctttgctgatgacatcCTAATTTTTATAGAGGCTGAAGTTCAGCAGGTTGAAGCGGTTATAGATGTTATGTTGGAATTCTGCAAAATTTCAGGCCAGAAAATCAACCTTCATAAGTCTAAAATGGCAGTCTCCAAAAACGTTTCTTCTAACTTGGCACGAGACCTTAGCTATGCCTGCAAGATACCATTGACAGACTGTCTAGGAAAGTATCTGGGAGTTCCTCTGCTCCATGATAGAGTGAACAAGATGACATTTGTAGAAACATTGGATAAGTTGAATGCTAAACTAAGCGCCTGGAAAGCCAACTCCTTATCTTTAGCGGGCAGAATGACCCTAGTTCAATCAGTCTCCTCAACTACTGCCAACCATATCATGCAAACAAATATGTTACCGTCATCGATCCTAAAACAAATGGATAAAGCTAATAGAAGATTTATTTGGGGAGGGAACGGGGACGTTAAGAAGATTCATTTGCTGCCATGGGACTCATTGTGTTGTCCAAAGGATATGGGAGGAGCTGGGATTCGAAAAGCGTGTGATACTAACAAAATCTTTCTGATGAAACTCTTCTGGCGGTTATGGAAGGAGCCAGATGCATTATGGGTTCGGATCCTTTCTtcaaaatacaaaaaggatGTGATTTTTGGAGGAAATAAGAAACTGGTTTCCAACAGATCCCACCTCTGGAGGAGCGTTCATGCTGTGTTTGAGGAGTTTATGAATGGGCTTGCTTGGAGCATTGGGAATGGGGAAAGAGTCTCCTTTTGGGATGACATCTGGCTGGACAATATCAGACTTAGTAACGTTGCTATCATCCCTATCGACAACAACCACAAAAGTTGGAAAGTAGTAGAGGTGATGACGGAATCCGGTGATGACTGAGATGCATCCTAGCAAACAAAAAGGCAGAAATTGGAGATATGCTCGGTGGAAAAACTCAAAGAATGGAGAATTTTCTTGTAAAGCGGCTTATGAACTCTTAATGGAAAATAGAGATCCACAAAACTCTAATACCATATGCAAGAAGATCTGGAAACTTAAAATCCCTCAAAGGATTAAATCCTTCACTTGGCTATGCTACCATGATAGGCTTCTGACTAACCAAGAAAGACAAAGGAGACACTTAATTGAATATGCAAACTGCCAAAGGTGTAGTGAAGGAGTGGAATCGCTGACTCGTGCTCTTCGGGACTGCCCAGTTAGTGCAAAAACTTGGAAGGAGCTGATTCCCCAAGCAGAGTGGAGAAGGTTTTTTTCAATCCCATCACAACAATGGTTTAAGGACTGCTTGTTAAAAGAGggaaatttatttaattcctctaatTGGCACCCCACTTTTGCAATAACTACTCATTACATGTGGAGATGGAGGAACTTCGCTATTTTCAAAGAAAATGATCAAATCCCCCAAAATAAGGGACAGTTCATAAATCAGAAAATCCATGAAATATGCGGTAGCTTGAACAAACTGGATATGCTGATGAATAACAATGATAAGCAGGTAGTCAATTTATGTTGGATCAGTCCTCCGGTTGGAACATTGAAGCTGAATGTCGATGGCTCGAAGTGTAGAGATTCTGAGAAAATAGCAGCAAGAGGGCTCATCCGAGATAGTGAGGGAAAATGGGTAATTGGTTTCTGTCATAATGCAGGTCTGGGCTCAGCTTTCGAATCAGAACTCTGGGGAGTTTTTACTGGAATTTCTCTAGCCATTCAGATGGAATTGAAGGTCCTAGAGATTGAAACGGATTGCTTAGAAGCCGTTAACATCATAAACCACAAGTGTCCCCTGCACCACCCAGCCAGAACCATCATTTGGGGCATCCAGAAAATGCTGAAGCTTTTTGGTAAGGTTAGTGTATGCCATGTACACAGAGAAAGGAACAGAGCTGCAGATTTTATGGCCTCACATGCGCACAACTATCCTGTGAGAATCACGACTCTAAAACGAGCTCCACCCGGCATCAGAAACGTTCTACATACGGACAAGAGCGGATGCTCTCTGGCTAGATTGATTGCTAACTTAGAGTTACCCTCCTGAAGCCTAtttgttctttttttccttttgcactttctttttttagttttttttagtgttTGCTGcacttttgtttttttctctGTGTTTGCTGTTTGTCTAGGtacttttgttttcttttttccttttctcccTTGCCTTTGCGTTGTAATTTCTTTCAGTTAtcaaccaaaaaaaataaactaattaCTTAATGCgactataaaaattaatatttttttagaaaactatagaaaataatattagtattcaatatattttcaaaaataaataaataatcaaatttatGATAATATACttttttagaaaataataatataatattttaattaggataataataatgtttattttattcaacttttataatttatatactaATAAGTTATTTCAgtgtttcattttttatttgaaatggaTTCCGTATTTTATAATgttcgataaattaatataataagcAGGAATTCGATCAGATTGAGTTCTCCCATGTGTTTCGTGAGAAAAACCGAGTTGCTGATCGTTTGGCTTCAGATCGACACATTGCGGCTCTAGGTGGGTCGATTCTCTCAAGACCTCTGGAGTCGGTGTCAAACTTACTTCTGGAAGATATCGTGGGAGCTTGTTTTCCCAAGTTGTTGCCTGGctagttttttctttttgtttgttgctTTCTCATcttacaaaagaaaaaaaaacaataatgtaACGCTCAATTATTTTTTACTAAACCAATTAAGTTTGACTTGAGTGATTAAAGATTTCAAATCGCTTAAACTAAAGATTTCGAGTTCAAGTCCCAgtattccaaaaaaaaattaattagaagaAAATTCACATAAAAGTGTCTAACTAGTCTCGAACCGAGCAAtcagataaattataaaaaaaatttattaaaatagtatatattaaaattaattattaataatttcataaatttcattccaaaaaaaatcataaatttaGTTTCAccaattatattataaaaataatgattatttaatttatatttcaaACAACACATATCTAATTTATATTCCATcattaattgataaattataaatttaataacaaacctaatataaaataaatagtcTACAAAGAtatgtttataattttaaattaaaatattaaattattatcaAATTAATTACCTATTTTAatcaaaaattaattaaataacaatacaattttattttattttaacttatttttcaCAATCTAAGGTTGTTAACTAGCCGGACTGAGATCAAATTGAGATTTGACAAGGTCGGGCTCTGTTCGAGCTCAAAGCTCGTCGAGCTTGAAATTTTAGGCTCCACTCGAGCTCAAGAGAACCAAATATTGGCTTGGCCCGAGAAAAACTCAAGAATGGCTCGATATACGGTAGAGATTTAATAAGCCAATTTAAATAAGTGCGGTGCTAAATATGA includes these proteins:
- the LOC136208947 gene encoding uncharacterized protein, whose protein sequence is MSLLNQLFNRGVFGTKCKTCLNLAISRMKLLQNKRDLQLKHMRKEIAQFLQAGQEAIARIRVEHVIREQNIWAAYEILELFCEFVLARVPILENQKECPVELREAIASIIFAAPRCSEVPELLQIKNLFAAKYGKEYVMAASELRPDSGVNRAIIENLSVNAPSAESRLKVLKEIAQEYNLAWDPSGTEAELCKKHEDLLGGSKQIVAQAGVSQAFMEQRSHKPPPSSGATPNTFTDSKQGSPHPQTPSPTSNLNSVDTNKIEASIENHTAGSVTDNKRGTASQSSDVLERARIAIASAERATAAARAAAELVNAKFTPLKLEEKSS